A single region of the Thermoleophilum album genome encodes:
- a CDS encoding peptidoglycan D,D-transpeptidase FtsI family protein, whose translation MNARIRTLFSATVLLFALLALFTTRWSVLEASRLRDEPSNRRSLIEEAQNPRGMIFARDGTVLARSVRRGTGSGVRYERAYPLGGLFAHAVGYSFIERGRAGIERSRNDWLSGRHEGIDTLLAPFEGRASRPDDVVTTLDPRGQRAAYNGLAGRAGAVVALDPRDGSVLVMASSPTYDPNAIATRDPARLPGAPELNRATQGRYPPGSTMKVVTAAAALDTGEFTPDSVLDGDSPRLVGGAPLANFGNQSFGPISLTDALTNSVNTVFAQIGERLGKRTLFRYMDRFGFGRDPRLDYPDDQMAPSGVYAGQRLLGPDDPLDVGRVAIGQERLQVTPLQMALVAAAVANGGLLVRPHLTDRIVDPSGRVVERVGRDVETRVMSPTTAGQLTEMMSRVVEEGSGTAAALAGVRVAGKTGTAEVAGGTANQAWFIGFAPVDSPRVAVAVTVERTQGQGGTVAAPIARTVLETLLGTR comes from the coding sequence GTGAACGCGCGCATCCGGACGCTCTTTTCTGCCACCGTGCTCTTGTTCGCCCTGCTCGCGCTGTTCACCACGCGCTGGTCGGTGCTCGAGGCGAGCCGCTTGCGCGACGAACCGAGCAACCGTCGCTCGCTGATCGAGGAGGCGCAGAACCCGCGCGGGATGATCTTCGCTCGCGACGGAACCGTCCTTGCGCGAAGCGTGCGCCGGGGCACCGGCAGCGGGGTGCGCTACGAGCGCGCATATCCGCTCGGTGGTCTTTTCGCCCATGCGGTCGGCTACTCGTTCATAGAGCGCGGGCGCGCCGGCATCGAAAGGTCGCGCAACGACTGGCTGTCAGGCCGTCACGAGGGCATCGACACCCTCCTCGCGCCCTTCGAAGGGCGCGCGTCGCGGCCCGACGACGTCGTCACCACGCTCGATCCGCGCGGGCAGCGCGCCGCCTACAACGGCCTTGCCGGTCGTGCCGGTGCCGTGGTGGCGCTCGATCCGCGCGACGGCTCGGTGCTCGTGATGGCTTCCTCTCCGACCTACGACCCGAACGCGATCGCGACCCGCGACCCGGCACGCCTGCCCGGGGCACCAGAACTTAACCGTGCTACCCAGGGCCGCTACCCACCGGGCTCGACGATGAAGGTTGTTACCGCTGCTGCTGCTCTCGACACCGGCGAGTTCACGCCCGACTCCGTGCTCGACGGAGACTCGCCACGCTTGGTGGGTGGTGCGCCGCTGGCCAACTTCGGCAACCAGAGCTTCGGTCCGATATCGCTAACGGACGCCTTGACCAACTCCGTGAACACGGTCTTCGCGCAGATCGGTGAGCGACTCGGCAAGCGGACACTGTTCCGCTACATGGACCGCTTTGGGTTCGGCCGCGATCCGCGGCTCGACTATCCCGACGACCAGATGGCGCCGAGCGGCGTTTACGCCGGGCAGCGACTGTTGGGGCCTGACGATCCTCTCGACGTTGGTCGCGTCGCGATCGGCCAGGAGCGGCTGCAAGTCACGCCGCTGCAGATGGCGCTCGTCGCGGCAGCTGTCGCTAACGGGGGCTTGCTGGTGCGGCCGCACCTCACCGATCGCATCGTCGATCCCTCGGGTCGCGTCGTCGAGCGCGTCGGGCGCGACGTCGAGACGCGGGTGATGTCGCCCACGACGGCCGGTCAGCTGACCGAGATGATGAGCAGGGTCGTGGAAGAAGGGTCGGGCACAGCCGCGGCGCTCGCCGGCGTGCGTGTCGCCGGCAAGACCGGTACCGCCGAGGTGGCTGGCGGTACCGCCAACCAAGCGTGGTTCATCGGTTTCGCGCCGGTTGACAGTCCGCGCGTGGCTGTCGCGGTCACCGTCGAACGGACCCAGGGCCAGGGCGGTACGGTGGCGGCGCCGATCGCCCGCACGGTGCTCGAAACTTTGTTGGGCACGCGATGA
- the pknB gene encoding Stk1 family PASTA domain-containing Ser/Thr kinase yields MTEVLGNTLVDGRYRVIERIGVGGMADVYRAEDVQLGRDVALKVLHRRFAQDAEFVERFRREARAAAALVHPNVVTIFNRGEYDGTYYIAMEYLRGRPLKELIAERGPLPEEQAIAIAVQIARAAGFAHEHGVIHRDLKSQNVIVDDELGVKVTDFGIARAGPSDITETGSIMGTAQYLSPEQAQGLAVTPRSDLYSIGVILFEMLTGRLPFSGESAVTVALKHISERPPAIGELRPDVSPRLAGLVERLLAKDPAERPASAAEVVRELEAIRLELGKRSDATSAMPAIAAAALSGGAAAGSTPTGAPQGVADPVGSPVAGGAAPPGDEAHRHDAGDGDGRQPRRRRLGAWLVGLLVVVLAGVLGWLAASALLAPERVPVPRVVGKQLFEARQTLERAGFGAREVRVRSERPAGEVVDQDPNPGVRAERGSTVTLEVSEGPGEVRIPSVAGLPRGVAIEQLNDAGLKVMVDAIPSNRYREGLAVRTVPAEGTLVERGTRVRLFVSSGPRRVTVPEVVGLTQDAAEAELQRRGLEVRVRERPSEEREGAVIDQDPAAGSELKRGDTVTIVVSTGPERVTVPNVVGSLLDEARASLRAAGLKVTVRRRAVSDATDDGRVVDQSPSAGVEVERGTNVVLFVGKLASGVGGSDSALPEPGAQQP; encoded by the coding sequence ATGACCGAGGTGCTCGGCAACACCCTCGTCGACGGTCGCTACCGCGTCATCGAGCGGATCGGCGTAGGTGGCATGGCCGACGTCTACCGCGCCGAGGACGTCCAGCTCGGCCGCGACGTGGCGCTCAAAGTCCTCCACCGCCGGTTCGCGCAGGACGCCGAGTTCGTCGAACGCTTCCGACGCGAGGCACGGGCTGCGGCTGCGCTCGTGCACCCGAACGTGGTGACGATCTTCAACCGCGGCGAGTACGACGGCACCTACTACATCGCGATGGAATACCTGCGCGGCCGGCCGCTCAAAGAGCTGATCGCCGAGCGCGGCCCGCTGCCTGAGGAGCAGGCGATCGCGATCGCGGTGCAGATCGCGCGGGCGGCTGGCTTTGCTCACGAGCACGGCGTCATCCACCGCGACCTCAAATCGCAGAACGTGATCGTCGACGACGAGCTCGGCGTGAAAGTGACGGACTTCGGGATCGCCCGTGCCGGACCGTCCGACATCACCGAGACCGGCTCGATCATGGGCACCGCTCAATACCTCTCGCCCGAGCAGGCGCAGGGTCTGGCGGTCACCCCGCGCTCCGATCTCTACTCGATCGGTGTGATCCTCTTCGAGATGCTCACCGGCCGCCTGCCCTTCAGTGGCGAGAGCGCCGTAACCGTCGCCCTCAAGCACATATCCGAACGACCTCCTGCGATCGGCGAGCTGCGTCCGGACGTCTCACCGCGACTGGCGGGCCTGGTCGAGCGTCTGTTGGCGAAAGATCCCGCCGAGCGGCCGGCATCGGCGGCCGAGGTCGTGCGCGAGCTCGAAGCTATACGGCTCGAGCTCGGCAAGCGCAGCGACGCGACGAGCGCGATGCCGGCGATCGCAGCGGCGGCGCTTAGCGGCGGCGCCGCTGCTGGCTCCACGCCCACAGGCGCGCCACAGGGAGTTGCCGACCCCGTCGGCAGCCCAGTGGCCGGCGGGGCTGCGCCGCCCGGGGACGAGGCGCACCGTCACGACGCCGGCGACGGCGACGGGCGCCAGCCGCGACGCCGCCGCCTCGGCGCCTGGCTTGTGGGCTTGCTCGTTGTCGTTCTCGCAGGTGTACTTGGGTGGCTCGCCGCGAGCGCACTGCTTGCGCCGGAGCGGGTGCCGGTACCGCGTGTCGTCGGCAAGCAACTGTTCGAGGCGCGGCAGACGCTCGAACGGGCGGGGTTTGGCGCCCGCGAGGTGCGCGTGCGCTCGGAGCGGCCAGCCGGTGAGGTCGTCGACCAGGACCCCAATCCCGGCGTGCGCGCCGAGCGTGGCTCGACAGTGACTCTCGAGGTGTCGGAGGGTCCGGGCGAGGTCCGCATTCCCTCGGTCGCCGGTCTTCCCCGTGGCGTGGCGATCGAGCAGCTAAACGACGCCGGGCTCAAGGTGATGGTGGACGCGATCCCCTCTAACCGCTACCGCGAAGGCCTCGCCGTGCGGACCGTTCCGGCCGAGGGCACGCTCGTCGAGCGCGGTACGCGCGTGCGGCTTTTCGTATCGTCGGGACCGCGCCGAGTCACGGTGCCGGAAGTGGTCGGCCTCACACAGGACGCCGCCGAGGCCGAGCTGCAGCGGCGAGGGCTCGAAGTGCGCGTGCGCGAGCGGCCGTCGGAGGAGCGCGAGGGCGCGGTGATCGACCAGGATCCAGCGGCTGGAAGCGAGCTGAAACGCGGCGACACGGTGACGATCGTGGTCTCCACCGGGCCCGAACGGGTGACGGTGCCGAACGTGGTCGGCAGCTTGCTCGACGAAGCGCGTGCCAGCCTACGAGCGGCGGGACTGAAGGTCACGGTGCGTCGCCGCGCGGTGAGCGACGCGACCGACGACGGGCGTGTGGTCGACCAGAGCCCATCAGCTGGCGTCGAGGTCGAGCGTGGTACCAACGTCGTGCTCTTCGTCGGCAAGCTGGCGTCGGGTGTGGGCGGCAGCGATTCGGCGCTGCCCGAGCCGGGGGCGCAACAGCCGTGA
- a CDS encoding D-alanine--D-alanine ligase family protein: protein MKVAVLAGGRSSEREVSLSSGAAVCRGLVEAGHEPLLVQIEADGRWHCEGETVSLEPGGGLLGCDVVFPALHGPFGEDGTVQGVLETLDIPYVGSGVLASAVCMNKFVFKELMRAAGLPQVRYVALRADQSWDVDLDLGWPVFVKPARLGSSVGISRVASRDELVPALERAFRHDSLVLVEQAAQGIEVECGVLGDGDPLVSPCGEIRVRRSRTGFYDYEAKYTPGGMELVVPARIPREVAERVREFAKEAFLRAGCSGLARVDFFVEDPDGEGRVLLNEVNTMPGFTPTSVFARLVEAAGVSYPELCDRLVALALARFRRERALAY, encoded by the coding sequence GTGAAAGTCGCCGTTCTCGCCGGTGGTCGCTCGAGCGAGCGGGAAGTGTCGCTGAGCTCGGGCGCCGCGGTGTGCCGGGGACTCGTCGAGGCCGGACACGAGCCGCTGCTTGTCCAGATCGAGGCCGACGGGCGCTGGCACTGCGAGGGCGAGACCGTGTCGCTCGAACCGGGCGGCGGTCTCCTCGGCTGCGACGTCGTGTTCCCGGCGTTGCACGGTCCTTTCGGCGAGGACGGCACTGTCCAAGGCGTTCTCGAGACGCTCGATATTCCCTACGTGGGATCGGGCGTTCTCGCCTCGGCGGTGTGCATGAACAAGTTCGTCTTTAAGGAACTGATGCGCGCGGCCGGACTGCCGCAGGTGCGCTACGTGGCGTTGCGCGCCGACCAGTCGTGGGACGTCGACCTGGATCTCGGCTGGCCGGTGTTCGTCAAGCCGGCGCGGCTTGGCTCCTCGGTCGGGATCTCGCGCGTCGCGTCGCGCGATGAGCTCGTTCCCGCGCTCGAGCGTGCGTTCCGCCACGACTCGCTCGTGCTGGTCGAGCAGGCTGCGCAAGGAATCGAGGTCGAGTGCGGTGTGCTCGGCGACGGCGACCCGCTCGTCTCGCCGTGCGGAGAGATCCGCGTGCGCCGTTCGCGCACCGGCTTCTACGACTACGAGGCCAAGTACACCCCGGGGGGAATGGAGCTCGTCGTCCCCGCCCGCATCCCGCGCGAGGTCGCCGAGCGGGTGCGCGAGTTCGCCAAGGAAGCCTTCTTGAGAGCAGGCTGCAGCGGGCTTGCTCGTGTCGACTTCTTCGTCGAGGACCCCGACGGCGAGGGGCGCGTGCTCCTCAACGAGGTCAACACGATGCCCGGTTTCACGCCGACAAGCGTGTTCGCCCGGTTGGTCGAAGCTGCCGGCGTCAGCTACCCCGAGCTGTGCGACCGCCTCGTCGCGCTGGCTTTGGCGCGTTTTCGCCGCGAGCGCGCTCTGGCCTACTAG
- a CDS encoding protein kinase domain-containing protein, whose product MGTRTLEERLTGSLLAGRYRLEALVGSGGMCSVWRAHDTSLDRAVAVKLLRAELLVDPDQRERFRREARTIARLNHPHIVGVIDAGEEQGRPYIVLEYVDGETLKQRIARVGRLPVAEAVAYAIEIARALAAAHAQRVVHRDIKPQNVLIDRDGRARVTDFGIARSLEPTQQELTATGRVLGTTEYVAPEQALGERVTERSDLYSLGIVLFEMLVGTPPFRGSTAVATAMAHVRDPLPDIQKLRPEISASLAAIVERACAKQPERRYASAQELARELEAALAIESARAGRASAAATEVLRTLPAEIAAVAPRRLRMRRAAKFAVGAALALTGAVTIWQALENLRPGAGPARVESGGLARLALPSSAAHDFDPEGDGSEHPESVRLALDGNLTTTWETERYQGGLAGSNKSGVGLYVDTGKPQTVRRLDAVTSTPGFEAAVYAANTPSGDLGGWTLIAAPRVFLQNTSVTLGRRARSFRYYLLWITKLPPGGRAEIRELGLSR is encoded by the coding sequence ATCGGCACTCGGACCCTAGAAGAACGACTCACCGGCAGCCTGCTCGCCGGCAGGTACAGGCTCGAAGCGCTCGTCGGCAGCGGCGGTATGTGCTCGGTGTGGCGCGCCCACGACACCTCGCTCGATCGGGCAGTCGCCGTGAAGCTGTTGCGCGCCGAGCTGCTCGTCGATCCCGATCAGCGCGAGCGCTTTCGGCGCGAGGCGCGCACGATCGCGCGTCTCAACCACCCCCACATCGTCGGCGTGATCGACGCCGGCGAGGAGCAGGGCCGCCCCTACATCGTCCTCGAGTACGTCGACGGGGAGACGCTCAAGCAGCGCATCGCCCGCGTCGGCCGACTGCCGGTAGCGGAAGCCGTCGCCTACGCGATCGAGATCGCCCGCGCGCTCGCGGCGGCCCACGCCCAGCGCGTCGTCCATCGCGACATAAAGCCGCAGAACGTGCTGATCGACCGTGACGGGCGGGCGCGCGTCACCGATTTCGGTATCGCCCGCTCGCTCGAGCCGACGCAGCAAGAGCTGACCGCCACCGGCCGCGTTCTCGGCACCACCGAGTACGTCGCTCCTGAGCAGGCGCTCGGCGAGCGCGTAACCGAGCGCTCGGACCTCTACTCGCTCGGGATCGTGCTGTTCGAGATGCTTGTCGGCACGCCTCCTTTCCGGGGATCGACCGCCGTCGCCACGGCAATGGCGCACGTCCGCGACCCGCTCCCTGACATCCAGAAACTGCGGCCGGAGATCTCGGCGTCGCTGGCCGCGATCGTCGAGCGCGCCTGCGCCAAACAGCCAGAGCGACGCTACGCCTCGGCCCAGGAGCTGGCGCGCGAGCTCGAAGCGGCGCTGGCAATCGAGAGTGCGCGGGCCGGCCGCGCGAGCGCCGCGGCCACCGAGGTGCTACGCACCCTGCCTGCCGAGATCGCGGCGGTGGCGCCCAGACGGCTGCGGATGCGGCGCGCCGCGAAGTTCGCTGTCGGCGCCGCGCTCGCGCTGACGGGCGCGGTCACAATTTGGCAGGCGCTCGAAAATCTGCGCCCGGGCGCGGGCCCGGCGCGGGTCGAGTCGGGCGGTCTCGCACGGCTAGCGCTGCCGTCGAGCGCTGCCCACGACTTCGACCCCGAGGGCGACGGGTCCGAACACCCCGAGAGCGTGCGTCTGGCGCTCGACGGCAACCTCACGACAACCTGGGAGACAGAGCGCTACCAGGGAGGTCTCGCCGGGTCGAACAAAAGCGGCGTCGGTCTCTACGTCGACACCGGCAAGCCCCAAACCGTCCGCCGCCTCGATGCCGTCACGAGCACACCGGGTTTCGAAGCGGCGGTGTACGCCGCCAACACCCCCTCGGGAGACCTCGGCGGCTGGACGCTCATCGCCGCCCCACGCGTCTTCTTGCAAAACACGAGCGTCACCCTCGGACGGCGTGCGCGTTCATTCCGCTACTACCTGCTTTGGATCACAAAACTGCCGCCCGGTGGCCGTGCCGAAATCCGCGAGCTGGGACTTTCGCGCTAG
- a CDS encoding DsbA family protein, whose amino-acid sequence MAVSARYFTDPLCPLSWALEPMLRRLEVEFAGSLHIEPVPVGLYREPARDSEDLLARTRELAEVARVTRMPVDATLWLGSDPPRSSHPACIAVCAALERDREIALRLLRRLREAALCGERRVDSPLALVECAVEVGLSREGFERNLESNATLERFAAAIESARQAARDAGGLRTTPLLEVKLGERRLFAGVDEGGGVESLLESCKRLLTELRAAGLAVGEAPPTDAAAALARWGSLSTAELAAVTEWPWPRAAAELWRLVLEWRARPLLVAGGGALFRTQ is encoded by the coding sequence ATGGCCGTAAGTGCCCGCTACTTCACCGATCCGTTGTGCCCGCTCTCGTGGGCTCTCGAGCCCATGCTACGCAGGCTCGAGGTCGAGTTTGCCGGTTCGCTCCACATCGAACCCGTACCGGTAGGCCTCTACCGTGAACCCGCTCGCGACAGCGAAGACCTGTTGGCGCGGACGCGCGAACTCGCCGAGGTTGCGCGGGTCACGCGCATGCCGGTCGATGCGACGCTCTGGCTCGGGTCCGATCCCCCGCGTTCGAGCCACCCGGCGTGCATCGCTGTTTGTGCTGCGCTCGAGCGCGATCGCGAGATCGCGCTGCGCCTGCTGCGCCGCTTACGCGAGGCGGCTCTGTGCGGCGAGCGGCGTGTCGATTCGCCGCTCGCTCTTGTCGAGTGCGCGGTCGAGGTCGGGTTGTCGCGCGAAGGGTTCGAGCGCAACCTCGAGTCGAACGCCACGCTCGAGCGCTTCGCCGCGGCGATCGAGAGCGCCCGCCAAGCCGCACGCGACGCCGGAGGCTTGCGAACCACACCCCTGCTCGAGGTAAAGCTCGGCGAGCGACGACTTTTCGCGGGCGTAGACGAGGGTGGAGGCGTCGAAAGCCTGCTCGAGAGCTGCAAGCGGCTCTTGACCGAGCTACGTGCCGCCGGGCTTGCCGTCGGCGAAGCGCCACCGACGGATGCAGCCGCCGCGCTCGCTCGCTGGGGGTCTTTGTCCACCGCCGAGCTCGCAGCCGTAACCGAGTGGCCGTGGCCGCGCGCCGCCGCCGAGCTGTGGCGCCTAGTGCTCGAATGGCGTGCCCGACCGCTGCTCGTGGCGGGCGGGGGTGCGCTGTTCAGAACGCAGTGA
- the purM gene encoding phosphoribosylformylglycinamidine cyclo-ligase: MNGTSEPLRKDAYSTAGVDQVRAHAGVAAIVGALAEAGVAARGSLVPSGHYAAVLEVAHGPALALATDGVGSKLVVAEQLARFDTVGIDCVAMNVNDIVCVGAEPVAFLDYVAVEKPDEEMLTAVAAGIASGAAQAGVVVPGGELAVVPDLIRGHPSPRGLDLVGFCVGTVARERILDGSRIAPGDVVIGLPSNGIHANGLTLARKALPDLAERPGTLGGRSVGDVLLDPTEIYVRCALDLLRTAGEGPLHGFAHITGDGLLNLLRLNSMVGYRIDQPLPSPPIFALIAERGGVSEAEMWEVFNMGCGFCVIADRTRADDLLAVARRHYPAAAVIGEVTDRAGLVELPGAGLVGDRRSGFRPGSA, from the coding sequence ATGAACGGAACCAGCGAACCGCTGCGCAAGGACGCCTACTCGACAGCCGGTGTCGATCAGGTTCGCGCCCACGCCGGTGTCGCGGCGATCGTGGGCGCCCTCGCCGAAGCGGGTGTGGCCGCGCGCGGTTCGCTCGTACCGTCCGGCCATTACGCCGCAGTTCTCGAGGTCGCGCACGGACCAGCGTTGGCGCTCGCGACCGACGGCGTCGGCTCGAAACTGGTCGTCGCCGAGCAGCTCGCTCGTTTCGACACGGTCGGCATCGACTGCGTGGCGATGAACGTCAACGACATCGTCTGTGTCGGCGCCGAGCCGGTGGCGTTCCTCGACTACGTCGCGGTCGAAAAACCGGACGAGGAGATGCTCACCGCTGTCGCTGCCGGGATCGCCAGCGGCGCCGCGCAGGCGGGCGTGGTGGTGCCGGGTGGCGAGCTGGCCGTGGTCCCCGATCTGATCCGCGGCCATCCTTCGCCGCGCGGACTCGACTTGGTGGGTTTCTGTGTCGGCACGGTTGCGCGCGAGAGGATCCTCGACGGAAGTCGGATCGCACCGGGCGATGTCGTGATCGGTCTTCCGTCGAACGGCATCCACGCCAACGGCCTGACCCTCGCGCGCAAGGCTTTGCCCGATCTCGCCGAGCGACCGGGGACGCTGGGAGGTCGGTCGGTTGGCGACGTGCTGCTCGACCCGACCGAAATCTACGTTCGCTGCGCCCTCGACCTGCTGCGCACAGCGGGGGAGGGTCCCCTCCATGGTTTCGCTCACATCACTGGCGACGGGCTGCTCAATCTCTTGCGCTTGAACTCCATGGTCGGCTATCGCATCGACCAGCCTTTGCCCTCGCCGCCGATCTTCGCTTTGATCGCCGAGCGCGGTGGCGTCAGCGAGGCCGAGATGTGGGAGGTCTTCAACATGGGGTGCGGTTTCTGCGTGATCGCCGACCGCACACGTGCCGACGACCTTCTCGCGGTAGCTCGCCGCCACTACCCCGCAGCGGCGGTGATCGGCGAGGTCACCGATCGCGCCGGCCTCGTCGAGCTCCCCGGCGCGGGGTTGGTCGGCGATCGGCGCTCAGGGTTCCGGCCCGGTTCCGCTTGA
- a CDS encoding PP2C family protein-serine/threonine phosphatase produces MWELASGATALLVGDAAGKGVERAALSAMVRFFVEARSSDASDPLDALAEANRLLCRRLPEDTFATAFFAVLERDRVRWALAGHLPPLVVEGGAVRELEAGGMPLGVTEDLIARRGDLELAPGTTLVAYTDGVTEARRDGELFGRARLVKLLESASPQSHPQAVAEQVRDAVRAFAGRAQDDLLVLALRRADGATDAAIESRPQ; encoded by the coding sequence GTGTGGGAGCTCGCGAGCGGAGCTACCGCCCTGCTCGTCGGCGATGCCGCCGGCAAAGGGGTCGAACGGGCAGCGCTCAGCGCCATGGTGCGCTTCTTCGTCGAAGCGAGATCGAGCGACGCGTCGGATCCGCTCGACGCGCTCGCGGAGGCGAACCGTCTGCTCTGCAGGCGCTTGCCAGAAGACACTTTCGCCACCGCCTTCTTCGCGGTGCTCGAACGCGACAGGGTGCGCTGGGCGCTCGCCGGCCACCTGCCGCCCCTCGTCGTCGAGGGCGGCGCTGTGCGCGAGCTCGAAGCGGGCGGCATGCCGCTCGGCGTCACCGAGGACTTGATCGCGAGGCGAGGCGACCTGGAGCTCGCGCCGGGCACCACGCTCGTCGCCTATACCGACGGCGTCACCGAGGCGCGGCGCGACGGCGAGCTGTTCGGCCGCGCGCGCCTTGTCAAGCTGCTCGAAAGCGCCTCTCCGCAATCGCACCCGCAGGCGGTTGCGGAGCAGGTGCGCGACGCGGTTCGCGCCTTCGCGGGACGTGCACAGGACGACCTTCTCGTGCTGGCCCTGCGGCGCGCCGACGGCGCGACCGACGCCGCGATTGAATCCCGCCCGCAATGA
- a CDS encoding undecaprenyl-diphosphate phosphatase, with translation MTARRYRSSTGIRHSSHRLALAPSDWLLLGALQGVTELLPVSSSAHVRHLAAALAARRGGDLSRRALDQTGRAIDVAGHAGSLLGLVVCARLSRPRSFGTLVRTLLPAVAASVVLRRPLARAAGDARATAAAQLASGLALLAAASCRRTTPPPERKTLELAVGFAQTIALVPGVSRSGAVVTVALALGAEREEVERLLVETHGPVLAAAAARELVPLVARSGNSAPLPLAGLALCAASAAATTIALGRPGASAARVTPAALRAAALYRVALALAAGLRAVMWHDGREGAHARRATSKSATL, from the coding sequence GTGACCGCCCGGCGCTACCGCAGCTCTACCGGCATCCGCCACAGCTCGCACCGCCTCGCTCTAGCTCCCAGCGATTGGCTTCTGCTCGGCGCTCTTCAGGGCGTCACCGAGCTGTTGCCGGTGTCGAGCTCGGCCCACGTGCGCCATCTCGCTGCCGCCCTGGCCGCGCGCCGCGGCGGCGACCTGTCGCGGCGAGCGCTCGACCAGACGGGCAGGGCTATCGACGTCGCTGGCCACGCCGGCAGCCTGCTCGGCCTGGTCGTTTGCGCGCGACTCTCGCGCCCGCGCAGCTTCGGAACGCTCGTGCGCACCCTGCTGCCGGCGGTGGCCGCCAGTGTCGTGCTGCGCCGACCGCTTGCCCGCGCCGCAGGCGACGCTCGCGCAACGGCAGCGGCGCAGCTGGCGTCGGGGCTCGCGCTCCTCGCCGCCGCCAGTTGTCGGCGCACGACACCCCCTCCTGAGCGGAAGACGCTCGAGCTTGCGGTCGGCTTCGCTCAGACGATCGCGCTCGTCCCCGGCGTTTCGCGCTCCGGGGCGGTCGTCACGGTAGCGCTCGCGCTCGGTGCCGAGCGGGAGGAGGTCGAGCGCCTACTTGTCGAAACGCACGGTCCTGTGCTCGCCGCCGCCGCCGCCCGCGAGTTGGTGCCCCTTGTCGCGCGGAGCGGCAACAGTGCGCCGCTACCGCTCGCCGGCCTCGCGCTGTGCGCAGCGAGCGCCGCTGCCACCACGATCGCGCTCGGGCGCCCGGGCGCGAGCGCGGCACGGGTGACGCCCGCTGCGCTGCGCGCGGCCGCGCTTTACCGGGTCGCCCTCGCTCTTGCCGCCGGGCTGCGCGCGGTCATGTGGCACGACGGGCGGGAGGGGGCACACGCACGTCGCGCGACAAGCAAGAGCGCCACTCTCTAG
- a CDS encoding DedA family protein, producing MLFASITDPIVQLAVDVVKALGLPGVFFLMVLESACIPVPSEATMLFAGFNVSRGEYTLLAATAVGSLANLVGSWVAYGIGRAGRVDLLEKHGHKLHIKRSHLELADRWFERYGDATVFFTRMMPIVRTFISLPAGVARMHFWRFSVLTLLGCIPWVFGLTWLGVQAGERWETWRDKLHYLDYAVAAALVAGIVWLVVRRRRRARDVAEAER from the coding sequence GTGCTCTTCGCATCAATCACCGACCCGATCGTCCAACTCGCCGTCGACGTCGTGAAGGCGCTCGGCCTGCCCGGCGTGTTCTTTCTCATGGTGCTCGAGAGCGCCTGCATCCCCGTGCCGAGCGAGGCGACGATGCTCTTCGCGGGCTTCAACGTCTCGCGCGGCGAGTACACGCTGCTGGCAGCGACGGCGGTCGGCTCGCTCGCGAACCTGGTGGGATCATGGGTCGCGTACGGGATCGGTCGCGCCGGGCGCGTCGACCTGCTCGAGAAGCACGGCCACAAGCTGCACATCAAGCGCTCCCATCTGGAGCTAGCCGACCGCTGGTTCGAGCGCTACGGCGACGCGACCGTTTTCTTCACGCGGATGATGCCGATCGTGCGAACGTTCATCTCGCTCCCCGCCGGCGTGGCGCGGATGCACTTTTGGCGGTTCAGCGTGTTGACGTTGCTCGGCTGCATCCCGTGGGTGTTCGGTCTCACCTGGTTGGGCGTTCAAGCGGGCGAGCGCTGGGAGACCTGGCGCGACAAGCTGCACTACCTCGACTACGCCGTCGCCGCAGCGCTCGTCGCTGGCATCGTCTGGCTCGTCGTGCGCCGTCGGCGACGAGCGCGGGACGTGGCCGAGGCCGAGCGGTGA